One segment of Clostridium botulinum DNA contains the following:
- a CDS encoding polysaccharide deacetylase family protein — protein MSNNVNYRRRRDGKNKKKKIILFSSIVLVVIVSGMLSAKYIHSKSINADASERTNNNEIINENKVDAAPKEELKLDNSGYLTAEEDPNADSAAFVEKYLYEQSLGKMPEGADGHKVAYLTFDDGPSESVTPEVLKVLKEKDVKATFFTLGKSINESDRTKELLKEIVKDGHAVASHTYSHDYKYLYPHRTVSIENFMGDIEKNNETFRQVLGKDFVTKTIRFPGGLMSWNGQDAIKEKLQEGGYSYIEWNALSKDAEGKTKVASELLEEVKKSVAGREKAVILMHDASGKDETAKALPGVIDYLREQGYEFKSIK, from the coding sequence ATGAGTAACAATGTTAATTATAGAAGAAGACGTGATGGGAAAAACAAAAAAAAGAAAATAATATTATTTTCTTCAATAGTTTTAGTGGTAATAGTATCTGGAATGCTATCAGCTAAATATATACATAGTAAAAGTATTAATGCTGATGCAAGTGAACGTACAAATAATAACGAAATTATAAATGAAAATAAAGTAGATGCAGCTCCAAAGGAAGAACTTAAATTAGACAATTCAGGATATTTAACTGCAGAAGAAGATCCAAATGCAGATTCAGCAGCTTTTGTAGAAAAGTATTTATATGAACAAAGTCTTGGTAAAATGCCAGAAGGTGCTGATGGTCATAAAGTTGCATATTTAACTTTTGATGATGGTCCATCAGAAAGTGTAACTCCAGAAGTTTTAAAAGTATTAAAGGAAAAAGATGTTAAAGCTACGTTTTTCACATTAGGAAAATCTATAAATGAAAGTGATAGAACTAAGGAGTTATTAAAAGAAATAGTAAAAGATGGACATGCTGTAGCAAGTCACACATATTCACATGACTATAAATATTTATATCCACATAGAACAGTTAGTATTGAAAATTTTATGGGTGATATAGAAAAAAACAATGAAACATTTAGACAAGTTTTAGGAAAAGATTTTGTAACTAAAACTATTAGATTTCCAGGTGGACTTATGTCTTGGAACGGTCAAGATGCTATAAAAGAGAAGTTACAAGAAGGTGGATACAGCTATATTGAATGGAATGCTTTATCTAAGGATGCAGAAGGTAAAACAAAAGTTGCCTCTGAGTTATTAGAAGAAGTAAAGAAAAGTGTTGCTGGAAGAGAAAAGGCAGTTATATTAATGCATGATGCATCAGGTAAGGACGAAACTGCTAAAGCATTACCTGGAGTAATAGACTATTTAAGAGAACAAGGATATGAGTTTAAAAGTATAAAATAA
- a CDS encoding response regulator transcription factor produces the protein MRRILLVEDEESIRGFIKINLKRNDFEVIEAECGEDGLKAAEKFSIDLAVLDVMLPGIDGFKVCDELRKRYPKMGIIMLTARTQDMDKIMGLEYGADDYIIKPFNPLELILRIKAILRRTGDESQVKENIDKLIREPFIIDLYSQKLFKDNIEIDVTPKEYLLMKLFLKNPNKAFSRDELLNLIWGYDYFGDPKLIDVNIRRLRSKIEDTPSEPEFIETIWGKGYRWKG, from the coding sequence ATGCGTAGAATTCTATTGGTGGAAGATGAAGAAAGTATAAGGGGATTTATAAAGATAAATTTAAAAAGAAATGATTTTGAAGTAATAGAGGCTGAATGTGGGGAAGATGGACTTAAGGCGGCTGAAAAATTTAGTATAGATTTAGCAGTTTTAGATGTGATGCTTCCAGGTATAGATGGTTTTAAGGTATGTGATGAATTGAGAAAAAGATATCCTAAAATGGGAATTATAATGTTAACAGCACGTACTCAAGATATGGATAAAATAATGGGATTGGAATATGGTGCTGATGATTATATAATAAAACCGTTTAATCCATTAGAATTAATTCTTAGAATTAAAGCAATATTAAGAAGAACTGGGGATGAAAGTCAAGTTAAAGAAAATATTGATAAGTTAATTAGAGAACCGTTCATAATAGACTTATATTCTCAAAAATTATTTAAAGATAATATAGAAATAGATGTTACTCCAAAGGAATATTTGCTTATGAAATTGTTTTTAAAAAATCCTAATAAAGCATTTTCACGAGATGAACTTTTAAATTTAATATGGGGGTATGATTATTTTGGTGATCCTAAATTAATAGATGTTAATATTAGACGTCTAAGATCTAAGATAGAAGATACTCCATCGGAACCAGAATTTATAGAAACTATATGGGGTAAAGGGTACAGATGGAAGGGATAA
- a CDS encoding sensor histidine kinase: protein MKSIKNTLIRSFIFLILFIVICMNILLGTLVKKYYYDNAETLLRNQIEIATNFYNKYLYRSSLIENIYDNVDSFWNKNNAEVQILDEKGNLLMDSIGVYDNDLHEKPDVKKAINGESGSYVGNVSYSNYKVMSVSEPLLNDNEVIGIIRYVISLEEINNELKNIVFCFMLISILVLFLGIIISLILSNKIINPIKKLTDISQKMANGNLNVRNNISGEGEVAQLANTLDYMAEEIIKREKLKDDFISSVSHELRTPLTSIKGWVITLQDDNTDKETFKLGFNILEKETDRLSNMVEELLDFSRLINGKMQLKREKVNVMELIEYIESYMIPRALKECINFNVLSNLDNKIYYLDIDRMKQVLINLIDNSFKFVNKNGNVNVIFNEGEDDLKIVVEDNGCGISKSDLPRVKEKFYKGANSKSQNGIGLSICEEIVNLHNGYLDIVSEEGKMTRITILIPNIRETDV, encoded by the coding sequence ATGAAAAGTATTAAAAATACACTAATTAGAAGTTTTATATTTTTGATATTATTTATTGTTATATGTATGAATATACTTTTAGGCACACTTGTAAAGAAGTATTATTACGATAATGCTGAAACTTTGTTAAGAAATCAAATAGAAATAGCAACTAATTTTTATAATAAATATTTATATAGATCAAGTTTAATTGAAAATATATATGATAATGTTGATTCATTTTGGAATAAAAACAATGCAGAGGTTCAAATATTAGATGAAAAAGGAAATCTATTAATGGATTCAATAGGCGTCTATGATAATGATTTACATGAAAAACCTGATGTTAAAAAGGCTATAAATGGTGAAAGTGGAAGCTATGTTGGAAATGTAAGCTACAGTAATTATAAAGTAATGTCTGTTTCTGAGCCATTGTTAAATGATAATGAAGTTATAGGAATAATCAGGTATGTTATATCGCTAGAAGAAATTAATAATGAGCTAAAAAATATAGTGTTCTGTTTTATGTTAATATCTATACTAGTATTATTTTTAGGTATAATTATTAGTTTGATTTTATCTAATAAAATTATAAATCCAATAAAAAAATTAACTGATATATCACAAAAGATGGCTAACGGAAATTTAAATGTTAGAAACAATATAAGTGGTGAAGGGGAAGTTGCTCAACTTGCTAATACATTAGATTATATGGCAGAAGAAATTATAAAAAGAGAAAAATTAAAAGACGATTTTATATCATCTGTATCTCATGAATTAAGAACACCATTAACTTCTATAAAAGGTTGGGTTATAACGCTTCAAGATGATAATACTGATAAAGAAACATTTAAATTAGGTTTTAATATATTAGAAAAAGAAACTGATAGATTATCTAATATGGTAGAGGAATTATTAGATTTCTCACGTCTTATAAATGGAAAGATGCAATTAAAAAGAGAAAAAGTAAATGTAATGGAATTAATAGAATATATAGAGAGTTATATGATACCTAGGGCTTTAAAGGAATGTATTAATTTTAATGTATTATCTAATTTAGATAATAAAATATATTATTTAGATATAGATAGAATGAAACAAGTTTTAATAAATTTAATAGACAATTCATTTAAATTCGTAAATAAAAACGGGAATGTTAATGTTATTTTTAATGAAGGAGAAGATGATTTAAAAATAGTTGTGGAAGATAATGGATGTGGAATAAGTAAAAGTGATTTACCAAGGGTAAAAGAAAAATTCTATAAGGGTGCTAATTCAAAATCTCAAAATGGGATAGGGTTATCTATTTGTGAAGAAATAGTTAATCTTCATAATGGTTATTTAGATATAGTAAGTGAAGAAGGCAAAATGACAAGAATTACTATATTAATTCCTAATATAAGGGAGACAGATGTATGA
- the rph gene encoding ribonuclease PH, whose product MRIDGRKNEQIRHVKVTRHYTKYAEGSVYIEVGDTKVLCNVSIEDKVPPFMKGTGSGWITAEYNMLPRSTETRKIRDIARLKIDGRTMEIQRLIGRALRSVVDLKALGEKTLWIDCDVIQADGGTRTTAISGAFIALVDAVNKLHKIKPFKIYPIRSFVAAVSVGIVNEEKILDLCYQEDSKAKVDMNIIMTDEGSFVEVQGTGEESPYTRTELNELLDLGEKGIKQMINVQKESLKMDSLWIGTGGNN is encoded by the coding sequence TTGAGAATTGATGGAAGAAAAAATGAGCAAATAAGACATGTTAAAGTGACAAGACATTATACAAAGTATGCAGAAGGTTCAGTATATATAGAAGTGGGAGACACAAAAGTTTTATGTAATGTTTCTATTGAAGATAAAGTTCCACCATTTATGAAAGGAACAGGATCAGGATGGATTACAGCAGAATATAATATGCTTCCAAGATCAACAGAAACAAGAAAGATAAGAGATATTGCAAGATTAAAAATAGATGGCAGAACAATGGAGATACAAAGACTTATAGGAAGAGCTTTGAGATCTGTTGTAGATTTAAAGGCTTTAGGTGAAAAGACATTATGGATTGATTGTGATGTTATTCAAGCTGATGGTGGCACAAGAACTACAGCTATTTCAGGAGCATTTATAGCATTAGTTGACGCTGTTAATAAATTGCACAAAATAAAGCCTTTTAAAATATATCCTATCAGAAGTTTTGTTGCAGCAGTGAGTGTTGGTATAGTTAATGAAGAAAAAATATTAGATTTGTGTTATCAAGAAGATTCAAAAGCAAAAGTAGATATGAATATAATTATGACTGATGAAGGTAGTTTTGTTGAAGTTCAAGGTACTGGAGAAGAGAGTCCATATACTAGAACTGAGTTAAATGAATTATTAGATTTAGGAGAAAAGGGAATAAAACAAATGATTAATGTTCAAAAAGAATCATTAAAAATGGATTCTCTTTGGATTGGTACAGGAGGTAATAATTAG
- a CDS encoding XTP/dITP diphosphatase: MKKLILASNNIKKIKEMKELLKDLNIEIKSLNEENINIDVEEDGSTFEENAKKKAKEIYDFLNLRNERNFLVLSDDSGLEVDYLNGAPGIYSARYAGEHGNDEKNNEKLLMELSNVPTNKRTAKFVCQIAMFDEEGRYYSITGEANGFVLEKRQGNDGFGYDPLFLYRPLNKTFAELTLEEKNNISHRGVALKKLKKTILNLISE, from the coding sequence ATGAAAAAACTTATTTTAGCTAGTAATAATATAAAAAAAATAAAAGAAATGAAAGAATTATTAAAAGATTTAAATATTGAAATAAAATCTTTAAATGAAGAAAATATAAATATAGATGTAGAAGAAGATGGTAGTACATTTGAAGAAAATGCAAAGAAAAAGGCTAAAGAGATATATGATTTTTTAAATTTAAGAAATGAAAGAAATTTTTTAGTTCTTAGTGATGATTCAGGATTAGAGGTTGATTATTTAAATGGTGCACCAGGAATATACTCAGCTAGATATGCAGGAGAGCATGGAAATGATGAAAAAAATAATGAAAAATTATTAATGGAATTATCAAATGTCCCTACTAATAAAAGAACTGCTAAATTTGTGTGTCAAATAGCTATGTTTGATGAAGAGGGAAGATATTATTCAATAACTGGAGAGGCAAATGGCTTTGTGTTAGAAAAGCGACAAGGAAATGATGGATTTGGATATGACCCTTTGTTTTTATATAGACCTTTAAATAAGACTTTTGCAGAGCTAACTTTAGAAGAAAAGAATAATATAAGTCATAGGGGAGTAGCTTTGAAAAAATTAAAGAAAACAATATTAAACCTGATAAGTGAATAG
- a CDS encoding metallophosphoesterase: protein MLIAVISDTHRMSNYIKMASEYIKEADIVIHLGDNVEDAEEISKEFNGEVYIVSGNCDYKDKYPKEGIIDIEGIRIFFTHGDLYGVKYGLNNIYYKTKELKADIALFGHTHISMIEKYDDVILMNPGSLSLPRSRGRYIGFIKVEKGENPSVYLKEMGI, encoded by the coding sequence ATGTTAATTGCAGTAATAAGCGATACTCATAGAATGAGCAATTATATAAAAATGGCTAGTGAATATATAAAAGAAGCTGATATTGTTATACATTTAGGAGATAATGTTGAAGATGCAGAAGAAATATCTAAAGAATTTAATGGTGAAGTCTATATAGTAAGTGGAAATTGCGATTATAAAGACAAATATCCTAAAGAAGGAATTATAGATATAGAGGGCATTAGAATATTTTTTACTCATGGTGATTTATATGGTGTTAAATATGGGTTGAATAATATTTATTATAAAACAAAAGAGTTAAAAGCAGATATAGCTCTTTTTGGACATACTCATATTTCAATGATAGAAAAATATGATGATGTAATATTAATGAATCCAGGTAGTTTGTCATTACCGAGAAGTAGGGGAAGGTATATTGGATTTATTAAGGTGGAAAAAGGGGAAAATCCCAGTGTTTATCTAAAGGAAATGGGTATATAA